The Pseudomonadota bacterium nucleotide sequence ATAGCCTTGTTACTCAGCAACCCCTCGGCGGGAAAGCGCAGTTTGGTGGTCAAAGATTTGGTGAAATGGAGGTGTGGGCGCTTGAAGCTTATGGCGCTGCTTACACACTCCAAGAAATGTTAACGGTTAAATCCGATGACGTGTCAGGCCGGACGAAGGTTTATGAGGCGATTGTTCGGGGTGATGACACGTTTGAGGCTGGAATCCCTGAGTCTTTCAATGTGTTAGTTAAGGAACTTCGGTCTTTAGGGCTTAACGTTGAACTGATCCAAGAGAACTTTTAATCGGATGTGTGCATCGTCAATAACACGCAACCACTGTTTAAAGTGATTTAGTTGGGAGATTGAGTAAATGAGTGAGTTGATGAATTTTTTTGGTCAACCTGCGGGTGCACAAGGGTTCGATCACATACGTATCTCAATTGCAAGCCCAGACCGCATTCGATCTTGGTCGTTTGGTGAGATAAAAAAACCAGAGACCATTAACTACAGGACATTTAAGCCTGAGCGTGATGGTCTGTTTTGCGCTCGTATTTTTGGTCCAATAAAGGACTATGAGTGTTTGTGTGGCAAGTATAAACGAATGAAATATCGCGGCATCATCTGCGAAAAATGTGGTGTTGAAGTGACACTATCCAAAGTGCGGCGCGAAAGGATGGGCCACATTGAGTTGGCATCGCCCGTCGCTCATATCTGGTTCATGAAATCTTTACCCAGCAGGATTGGTCTTCTGCTCGATATGACTCTAAAAGAATTGGAGCGTGTTCTTTACTTTGAAAATCACTTAGTCCTCGACCCAGGCATGACAACACTTAACGACAAGCAACTCCTCAGCGAGGAAGAATATATTGATGCCATAGATGAATTCGGGGTTGACGGGTTTGAAGCAAAAATCGGTGCCGAAGCACTCCTCGATATGTTGTTAGAAATTGATCTTGAGGCAGAGAGAGAGCAAGTTCGGATCGATCTTAAAGAGACAGGCTCGGAAGCAAAACGCAAAAAATATGTTAAACGATTGAAGCTTATTGAGGCGTTCATTCAATCTGGGGCGCGCCCTGAATGGATGATTTTGAATGTTGTACCAGTGATCCCGCCTGAACTTAGACCGTTAGTGCCTTTGGATGGGGGGCGGTTTGCGACATCTGATCTTAATGACTTATATCGGAGGGTAATAAATCGGAATAACCGTCTCAAACGTCTCATGGATCTCAGGGCGCCTGAAATAATCGTCCGTAATGAAAAACGGATGCTCCAAGAGTCAGTTGATGCGCTTTTCGATAATGGTCGACGTGGTCGTGTTATTACCGGCGCAAACAAGCGCCCGTTAAAATCGTTGTCTGACATGCTGAAAGGTAAACAAGGTCGCTTCCGGCAGAATTTGTTGGGAAAACGCGTCGATTATTCGGGACGATCAGTGATTGTTGTTGGGCCAGAATTGTTACTGCATCAATGTGGCTTGCCTAAAAAAATGGCGCTTGAGCTATTTAAGCCGTTTATTTATTCCAAGCTTGAGCTTTACGGTATGGCGTCAACGATCAAGGCTGCAAAACGCATGGTAGAAAAAGAGCGTCCTGAGGTCTGGGATATATTAGAAGAGGTTATCCGTGAGCACCCTGTTCTTCTCAATCGAGCGCCCACACTACATCGTCTCGGCATTCAGGCATTTGAGCCGGTGCTCATAGAGGGCAAGGCTATTCAACTACATCCTCTCGTTTGCGCTGCTTTCAATGCAGACTTTGACGGGGATCAGATGGCGGTGCACGTACCCCTTTCGATGGAAGCGCAGCTTGAGTCGCGTGTCCTAATGATGTCGACAAATAATATTCTTTCGCCAGCCAATGGAAAACCAATAATTGTACCTTCGCAGGATATCGTGCTCGGTTTGTATTACATGAGCCACGAACGTCCCTGGGAAGTTGGCGCAAAAACGGACTTTTCCCAAGAGGCTGATTTTTTGGCCGCCATTGAGACAGACGATGTAATTGTGGTTGATCCAAATAAACCTCGCCAAGTGGTCGATATTGGCGTGGATGAATCTTCTAGTGTTTTTAAAGCAATAAAGGCCGGCAAATTGAGTGCGCACTTAGTACCGCGCTTTGGAAATGTTGGTGAAATAGAGCATGCGCTAGCCACTAACGCAGTTCATCTTAACAGCACTATTAAGGCCAGACACACTATAGTGGACGAAGATGGTGAGGAAAAACAGGTTGTGGTTAAGGCAACGCCAGGGCGGATGCTCCTAGCTAGTATATTGCCAAAAAACCGAAAAACTCCTTTTAGTTTGGTCAATCAGCTTTTGACAAAAAAAGAAATCTCTTTCGTTATCGACGAGGTCTATCGTCATTGTGGTCAGAAGGAAACTTGTATTTTTGCGGATCGACTAATGGCCATGGGCTTTCGCCAAGCCTGCGTAGCGGGCCTCTCATTTGGAAAGGACGATCTTGTTATTCCTGAACAGAAGGGAGAACTGATAAACGATGCCAAGGAGCAAATTAAGGAGTATGAACAGCAATACCTCGATGGCTTAATAACTCGCGGTGAAAAATACAATAAAGTCGTCGATGTCTGGTCGGATTGTAGTGACAAGGTTGCTGATCAGATGATGGGTGCGATGAAGACTGGTTCCGGGGGTGATATAAATTCTGTATACATGATGGCTGACTCCGGTGCTCGTGGCTCTGCAGCTCAAATAAAGCAACTTGCAGGCATGAGAGGTTTGATGGCTAAGCCATCCGGTGAAATTATAGAAACACCAATTATCTCCAACTTCAAAGAGGGTTTGACCGTGCTTGAGTACTTTAACTCTACTCACGGAGCCCGCAAGGGTCTTGCGGATACTGCGCTGAAGACCGCTAACTCTGGCTACTTGACCCGACGCCTCGTTGATGTTGCCCAAGACTGCATCGTAGTGGAAGAAGATTGTG carries:
- the rpoC gene encoding DNA-directed RNA polymerase subunit beta', with the translated sequence MSELMNFFGQPAGAQGFDHIRISIASPDRIRSWSFGEIKKPETINYRTFKPERDGLFCARIFGPIKDYECLCGKYKRMKYRGIICEKCGVEVTLSKVRRERMGHIELASPVAHIWFMKSLPSRIGLLLDMTLKELERVLYFENHLVLDPGMTTLNDKQLLSEEEYIDAIDEFGVDGFEAKIGAEALLDMLLEIDLEAEREQVRIDLKETGSEAKRKKYVKRLKLIEAFIQSGARPEWMILNVVPVIPPELRPLVPLDGGRFATSDLNDLYRRVINRNNRLKRLMDLRAPEIIVRNEKRMLQESVDALFDNGRRGRVITGANKRPLKSLSDMLKGKQGRFRQNLLGKRVDYSGRSVIVVGPELLLHQCGLPKKMALELFKPFIYSKLELYGMASTIKAAKRMVEKERPEVWDILEEVIREHPVLLNRAPTLHRLGIQAFEPVLIEGKAIQLHPLVCAAFNADFDGDQMAVHVPLSMEAQLESRVLMMSTNNILSPANGKPIIVPSQDIVLGLYYMSHERPWEVGAKTDFSQEADFLAAIETDDVIVVDPNKPRQVVDIGVDESSSVFKAIKAGKLSAHLVPRFGNVGEIEHALATNAVHLNSTIKARHTIVDEDGEEKQVVVKATPGRMLLASILPKNRKTPFSLVNQLLTKKEISFVIDEVYRHCGQKETCIFADRLMAMGFRQACVAGLSFGKDDLVIPEQKGELINDAKEQIKEYEQQYLDGLITRGEKYNKVVDVWSDCSDKVADQMMGAMKTGSGGDINSVYMMADSGARGSAAQIKQLAGMRGLMAKPSGEIIETPIISNFKEGLTVLEYFNSTHGARKGLADTALKTANSGYLTRRLVDVAQDCIVVEEDCGTKKGLTLRAVIEGGDVIEELPERIVGRYASVDISDPTSGKVLVKAGEMIAESDAEVIDECGVDSVMLRSVLTCESSGGVCAKCYGRDLARGTEVNIGEAVGVIAAQSIGEPGTQLTMRTFHIGGAAQVAEQATHEASIDGTIRVENKNIVVDSSGKPVVMNRNTDVCVLDVQGRERARHRIPYGARLLIEDGGTVSKGALLAEWDPYTIPIITEKDGIANFVDLVEGVSMREVTDETTGIASKVVIDWKQQPQGADLRPRVTLRNKRGQVVKLSNDLEARYFLSVDAILSVENGQEIKAGDVVARIPREASKTRDITGGLPRVAELFEARRPKEYAIIAGTDGRVEFGKDYKTKRRILVIPDDESQEPSEYMIPKGKHITVQEGDRVEKGDLLMDGNPVPHDILEVLGVEALADYLIKEVQDVYRLQGVKISDKHIEVICRQMLQKVEVCDPGDTIFLSGEQVDQDEFETVNKRTKDDGGKQADCIPVLQGITKASLQTKSFISAASFQETTRVLTEAAVNGKIDPLDGLKENVIVGRLIPAGTGSVMNRLKSIAAERDRELAAAQADDPLLAPIEVAVEESAEDQSEVA